A portion of the Synechococcales cyanobacterium CNB genome contains these proteins:
- the nadA gene encoding quinolinate synthase NadA, translating into MLWQPSLSDHYLRMAPDELARQIDDRRAHLGDSLVILGHHYQTDDVIRHADFTGDSLKLSQIAARVAGERPVRHVVFCGVHFMAETADMLTPEHVEVILPDLSAGCSMADMADYDDVCEAWDMIHAALGDQGWRGRIIPVTYVNSSAAIKAFVGERGGACCTSSNADRVFEWALAGGDEPGAGDEVKVLFLPDQHLGRNTAAKFGVDVATESCLYDPRQTRQGHPLGGASPGALLDARVILWAGHCSVHKLFRPEHCDEIRAENERRRERGEEPVRILVHPECCKEVVDRADLAGSTEFIIETIRRAPRGSRWAVGTEVHLVGRLSREAAARGVEVRILSDCQCLCTTMYRIDEPHLLWTLDNLCGIGTPRGEPRSMNVIRVHPEVRAHALTALERMLRLAGVKPVASCVD; encoded by the coding sequence ATGCTCTGGCAGCCGTCGCTCAGCGACCACTATCTTCGAATGGCGCCGGACGAGTTGGCCCGGCAGATCGACGATCGCCGTGCGCACCTCGGGGATTCGCTGGTCATCCTCGGGCACCACTACCAGACGGACGACGTGATCCGCCACGCGGATTTCACGGGCGATTCGCTCAAACTCAGCCAGATCGCGGCCCGCGTCGCGGGCGAGCGACCGGTGCGCCACGTTGTGTTCTGCGGCGTTCACTTCATGGCCGAGACCGCCGACATGCTCACGCCCGAGCACGTCGAGGTGATCCTGCCCGACCTGTCTGCCGGCTGTTCGATGGCGGACATGGCGGACTACGACGACGTCTGCGAGGCGTGGGACATGATCCACGCCGCGCTGGGCGATCAGGGCTGGCGCGGTCGGATCATCCCCGTAACCTACGTGAACTCATCGGCAGCGATCAAGGCGTTCGTCGGGGAGCGCGGCGGGGCGTGCTGCACCAGTTCCAACGCAGACCGCGTCTTCGAGTGGGCGCTGGCGGGTGGCGACGAGCCGGGCGCGGGGGACGAGGTGAAGGTGCTGTTCCTGCCCGACCAGCACTTGGGGCGCAACACGGCCGCCAAGTTCGGCGTGGACGTGGCGACCGAGTCGTGCCTCTACGACCCGCGGCAGACCCGGCAGGGGCACCCGCTCGGCGGGGCTTCGCCCGGCGCCCTGCTGGATGCTCGCGTGATCCTCTGGGCGGGGCACTGCTCGGTCCACAAGCTGTTCCGCCCCGAGCACTGCGACGAAATCCGGGCCGAGAACGAACGCCGCCGGGAGCGCGGCGAGGAGCCGGTGCGCATCCTGGTGCATCCTGAGTGCTGCAAGGAGGTCGTGGACCGGGCGGACCTTGCCGGCTCGACGGAGTTCATCATTGAGACGATCCGTCGTGCCCCGCGCGGCAGCCGTTGGGCCGTGGGCACGGAGGTGCACCTGGTCGGGCGCCTCTCGCGTGAGGCCGCGGCGCGCGGGGTCGAGGTGCGCATCCTCTCCGACTGCCAGTGCCTGTGCACCACGATGTACCGCATCGACGAGCCGCACCTGCTCTGGACGCTGGACAATCTGTGCGGGATTGGCACGCCGCGCGGCGAG